The DNA region AGGAGATCGTCTACTCCCTGGCAGGCATCCCGCCGGATTTCGGCAGCAACAAGGACCAGAACCCCGGAAGTTTCGGAAAATCCGGTGGAACCAGTCCAGGAACAAAGGATCAGAGCCGAGGCTGACAGGGACCCGGCCAGGACTCCCTTCACTTCACGGCCCGACCTGCTCGGTCGGACAAGCCACCAACAAGAACCAACAATGGAGAGATCAAGTGTCAGAGGCGCTATTCTTCCCCACCATTGAGACCGGACGACTGCTGATGAACCCCCTGACAGACGAAGACTCGGCGGAACTGTTGGGCATTTTCTCGGATGCGGACGTAATGAGGTACTGGAACACACCGCCATGGAAGGATATGCAAGACGCTCTGGATTTCATCAATGAAAGCCACGATTCCATGAAGGCCAGAAAATCAATCGTGTTGGGAATCTACAGCAAGTCGACCAACGACCTGACCGGCAAATGCATGCTCTTCTCATATGACGAGCAGTCCAAACGCGCGGAAATAGGTTTCGGCCTGGGCCGGGACTACTGGGGAAAAGGCTACATCGGCGAGGCAGGAGAAGCCTTGATCCAGTACGGATTCAAGTCACTGGGCCTGCGCCGCATAGAAGCGGACATCGACCCGGACAACCACGCCTCGGCAAAAGCACTGGAAAGGCTGGGATTCCAGCAGGAAGGCCTGCTGCGACAACGATGGGAAGTCAACGGCATCGTCTCCGATTCCGCACTGTACGGAAGACTGGCCAGCGACCCCTGCCCGCAGCAACAATAGTGAACCGGGCCGGGTTATCCATTTCATTGCCCGGCCTATAGCCTACCGATCATTTTGCAGCATCCGGTGACATGGAAGGCGACAGGCAAACCGACCACATGTGACCATCCGGGTCGACAATCCGCACCGGCAGATGATCTGAGTTCGGCGCACGCACACCCTGAAAAACAGTACGCCAAGCCCCAGGCCGAAGCATTACGCGATTGAGCGGCAGTGTTGACAGGGGGACACATAGGTCAGACGAACGTACCGGCCTGGGAATGCCGGGCAATTCGCGTAAACGTAGCTGGCGCTGGCGACCCAGTGACAATGTTGCACCACAGCCTGATTCACAAACCAAGCCAGCCCCGAAGAAATGGGTGTAGAACTCAATGCTGCGTGCAATATTGTCGACAAGCAGATCGAAGTAGTGCATAACGAAATCCTTTCGTTCAGAAGTGAACCTGCACTATACTGTTTCTCAGAACAGCCGTTAACCCACCTTGAGATGATTCACTGTTTCCTGCACGATACAATCCATGACTGGTTCTCCTGATTTTGTTCGCGATATGGCGGTGTTCGCCAGAGTCGTGGAATCCAACAGTTTTACCGCCGCCGCAGAGACGGTCGGGCTTTCCAAGGCGGCTGTCAGCAAGACTGTCCGACGGCTGGAAGAGCATTTCAACTTGCGCCTGCTCAACCGCACGACACGCAGCATGACAGTGACGCTCGAGGGCCGGGCGCTCTACGACTATTGCCGCGATGTCGTGTGGCAGGCCGAAGCGGCTGAAGGGCATTTGCGCGCCTTTCTGGAAAAGCCCGGCGGATCCCTTCGAGTGACTGCACCAACCACCTTCGGATCGGTCCGTATCGCCCCGTTGATTTCTGAACTGCTGCAGTGCCATCCGGAGCTACATGTCGATTTAGTGCTAACGAACCGTCAGCTCGATCTGGTCGCCGACAACATCGACATAGCCGTGCGCTGCGGTGCATTGACCGACTCTTCGTACATTGCCCGGCGAGCATCAAGCCTTCCACACGTACTGACCGCTACCCCCGGCTACCTGGAACGTCACGGCGAACCGGCCTGTCCGGAAGACCTTTGCCGTCACCGCTGCCTAGTGCTGACCGACATTGGTGGTGCCACCTACTGGCGCTTCGAGCGCGACGACAAGGCCTTCACCGTGAAGGTTCATGGCCCCCTGGCCAGCAACCACAGCGCGGCCATACGCCACGCATTGCTCAATGGTGTCGGCATAGCCAACTTGCCCCGGTACCAGGTATGCGATGAGCTGGAACAGGGGAAACTGCAATCCGTGCTGGAGTCATTCATGCCCGAGCCGTCCAGTGTTCACCTGGTCTATCAGCATCGCAGCCACATGAGCGCGGCGATGAAGAGTACACTGGATTTTCTGCATGAGCGCCTGTGACGACATCCAATCTAAGCCGGATCCGCACGTTCCGAAAGGAACCTTCCCGGCGTGTGGGCGAAAAATTGAACAACAGCCACTCTAACGACAGTCATGCATCAGCACCAGGCAAACATCAGCTGTACACGCGGTGAGCAATCTTTTTGAGATAACCGGTTCAGTCGTACGCATACGTGGGCTTTCGACGGCGGCACCCGGACAACAAACGCTCAAAGGGCTGACAATCAGTGGTTTCCTCCTGCGTTGCTGGAGAAACGGTCCTTCAAACATGAAGCCGCCACAGACTCCAAAAAGCAGTCCTTCTCGTAGCTCTTGAGTATCTTCTCGTTGGCACCCGCCGCCAACAGGCGCGACCTGAAGTCGGCGTAGTTGACCGGGTCTCTTGGTGACTCCAGAACCAGCTTCGATAGGGCACGCATAAGCACGTCTTCTCCTATGCGCTCGGCCAACACGACCAGTAGTAGCGGACCGATGCGAAATGGAAAGTCCCCGCTAAGCTGCGGAGCCCGCTCAACCTGATCCATTGGAACCATCTCGCTGGACGCTACCTCCTGATAATGCAGGCCAAGTTGGGCCTCGTACCGGGCGTCACCGTCAAGCTCACGGATGACCTGAAGCGCCAGAAACTCAGCCGTGGATTCCAACAGGAAGTTCACCAAAGGTCCACGGGGCATATATCGACCACCGAAGAAGTAGTGTGCCATTTCATGGCTTATCAGCATCTGTTTGTCAGGCGTGAGTTGCAGCTCCCCATCTTGCTCTTCCATTAGTGCCGCGAAAGGCCGTCTACCGGAAAGAGCGATAGTGGGCCAGGTCAGAAATGCCCAGTCCACCTCACCGAGCTGGTGCTCCCTTGACACCGATGCAAACGAAAGCAGAGCCGGCCTTTCGTCGTATTCAATACCCAGAAAGCGCTCCAGTGTCCGCGCGATTCTGACAACCTCCTGATTGATGGCCACCGACACCTTGGGACTGACTTCGGCACCCAGAAAATGTGCATCGTCGGTGGAAAGCACCGGAAAGCTGCCAGCATACAGCAGCAAGGCTCGTGGATCGGTAGATTGAAAACGAGCACGGTGTTGGCCGACCACTGGCGCAGACCCACCGATGTAGATGGCGTTGCAGGTAGAGCAGGAAACGTGGATATCGAAAGTGACACGCTGAAGTGGAGCGCCACTTACAGGGTCAATCGGCACAGGATAGAAACGCGCCTGCTCGGTTGCCCTCACTGTGCTACCGTCGAAAGCAATCTGTCCTTTCCAGTCTATGGTGCTGCGCTCGCCGGCATCCACGTCATAGATAGGATAGGCGCCTACATACTCCACGCACAGACTTTGCTCGGGGAACAACCCGCTCACACTGTAGCGAGTCGCATCACCCTCGCTGACTGCGTTGAAAAACCCCTGGTAGGCGAGCGGGTCACCGTCGGGGCTGCTTCGAATGGCGCGCAGATTAAGGCCACGATTGAGCAGGAACTCGTACTCATCGGCTTCAGCCAGGCCTGAAACACATAAATTGCCTTCAAGCATGCCTTTGTCCATCGTCAGCACCAGGCTGCCTTCTACATGCGGATCGGCGTTTGCGGCCAGCGCGCTGCCGCCTGCCAGAGTGAGCGCAATGAACGTTAGGGCTGGTTTGATATTGATCATTGCCAGCCTACCTCAAGATCTCATCTGGCTCGACAAGGCGCATGGCACCCGATTCGCGCACAAACTGACGCAGAAGATGGGCATGTCCACTGCCGTAGATAACTAGTATCCGATCACCAGGGTCGTCAGCAAGCCGGACCAGATTGGCGAAAATACGCATATTTCGCGCATACCAGTGACCTAGCCAGTTGGCGCCCGGCTGTTGCTCCTCATCTCCGAGCATCGCATAGTTGAAGTATCTGCGATGTCCCTGCGCCAGAGATTCTTCACGATTGACATTCAATAGCCAGCGACCCACGCTGCGGTCACCCAGTTGGGTACTAAGGTGGAACCGGTCTGGATCTCGCATCGCAGCAACCCAGTCCTGGTGCTCATTGTTCTCGCCCCATTTCAGCCAGTTATAGTCATCCAGTTCGCCGGGTGGATAGTCATTCCAGTCCACGGCATGGACGCGCTTATGGCCCAAATGAGCTGCCAGCCGCATACCGATCTGCTCTTCTTCACCACGGCCAAGCTCATGCTCGCCACTGAGATAATCACCATAAAGCTCATCCAAGCGGTGCTGGTCGGTTTCTAGCCATTCGACCGCGATATGCGTGGGGCGAAATTCTGCAAGCTTCTTAGTCAGAGCAACAAGCTCCTGCTGACGCCGGGGGATGAGGATGTCCTCGACCTCAACATTCACCACATCGCGCCCCGGATTGGCAAAGTGTGGCACTCCCAGCACCAGAATCTTCGGCTGCTGTTCGAGCTTACGCTCACTCAGAAGTTCCACCGAAGTATCGGGAAACACTGGCAGGCTCAATCCTGCCAGCAGAGTAATCATGATGAATTTGGACATACTGGATTAGGAGCTCACTGTGAGTCAGGAATGCACTAATCATAGAATTCTCACAATTGAAACACATGTGCTTATAGTAACGAGTCGCTGCATCAAACCGGCCAAGCATGACTATCTTCCCGACGATCAATCGAGGGCACTGGCCTCATCGGCAGCCGGAAAAGAATCCTTACCCTTGAACCACAATGGCTGAGCGCTGGTGTGCACCATCTCGTAGGCCAGACAATGAACTTCCGGACCCTTGATATTCATGCTCATGGCCTGCCGCCGGGAACCACAGACCGCAAAAATATCGAACGCTTTATGACCGACTGCCATTGCCTAGACTACCCAGGTAGTGGCAATCTCCAGGGCCGCGGTTCGCAGGGCCCGTTGTGGGGCGGGACCTCCAGATAAGGTTCTTCATCCACTGTGATCAGCTGGTGGCGGGGATGCATCAGCCCGGCGGGGAGGTCAAGAGATGCTTCGGGCATTGAACTCCGTGCGTGATGCAGCCAGAGCGCGACGGCCAGAGCATGTCGTCTTGCTCGTTGTTCGAGCTGGGCAACGTGGAAAGTACCGAAATCGTATGCCATGAACCCGAATACCTGACACCCGGTAACATTGGACAGACAGCGAAGCTGCCAAAGCGATGGTTTTTCGCGTTGCTGTGGCGATGGCTTATCAACCTCGATGGCAGCAAGCATGTCCGCCTCGCACCATTGTGCGTAATACGGGCCAGCCAGATCCAGCACAGCTTCGGCGCGAGAACCAGTGATCCTTTCGGGCAACCACGACCGAACACCTTTTGCATGTTCCCGGTAGGTGTTCTCAAGCTCATTCAGTGTGGACGTCAGTAATTGGTACTGCCCCCGCGCAAAACTGCACAAATTCGGAGTACCTGGCTCGACTGGCGCGCCCAGGCCGTGACAACTTTCCGGCAGCAGATAGCCGGGCGGCAACTCAACCAACATCTCGGCCATGAGACGCCCGTACAGACCAGTGGCCACATCTCCCAGCACGAGCCCTGTAGAAAGCAAATCGGCACGATCAGATAGCCTGAGCAAGGCACTGGCATACTCGCAAACCTCGCCCAGAGAGCTGTCAACATCTCCATCAACGAACCGCACTGCAAGGGCGGTGGCCGGCAACTTGGCAAGCCGCACTTCCGACAGCGACACAAGATCGTCGTGAGTGAAACTACTCGTCACGTGATCGGCACCACTCAGGCGTTCCAACTGTTCAATCACGCCCCCGTAGCGATCAACCAGGTCCCGATACCGGTCCGGCTCGGAACGAACCCGCGCCAGGCACTCGCCATGCGAGGCTGAACAGAAAAGCTCGGCATGACCCTCGGCGACAATATCTTCCCCATCACCATCCGTCCCAGCACGGATCTCCCTGAACAGGTCCGCGCCGTTAGTGCCCGTAGCCGGCTCCTCGAAAGCCAGCAACTCCCGGGCAGCCATCTCCTCGTCGCTCGGACCAACAGTGAAAGAGACACCCCAGGCCAGAACAACCACCACCGAGAATGCCAACAGCGCCCAGCCCAACTTCCGAGTCACCGAGCCCAATCGCCCCATCGTGCAGCCCTCCTCCGATTACGCAACCGTTAGCCCGGCCCGGCTGTTGTATCCACCCGGAGCCGCAGGCCAGCATAGCAGCCACCCCTGACCAAATGACATCATCTTCGAGACACCTCGAACTCACCCCCACCGGTTTGTTGGTGTTTATCCGTCATAACCCCCGACAACAACGCACATCGAATTCGTGTCGATTCTGGATACCTCGACCGTCGGGGATGCAACCCCGACCTACTCCGCCGTTCGCCTCTCTGCAGACGGACCAACGTTGAACCCGCCCGCATCGGTTCGCTGGCTTTGATCAACATGTCGATATCTCATGATTTTTCGACACAATCGCTTGACCTGTCGATTCCATCGACATTAAGCTGGCCACCAGCGCAAATATGTCGATGAAACGCGGGAATTCGAACATGACCTGGCCGGCCGACCGGCCGTACAACGATCTACCGCTGCTGCCGCCTGAGCCGGACCAGGTGGAAACCCGGGCTGTGCTCAAGGCCTGCATACCGGCGCGGGCCGCACTGGCGGAACTCCGGCAGGCCGGCGAGCTACTGCCGGATCCAAATCTGCTGACCAACCTAGTTCCGATCCTGGAGGCCCGCGACAGCTCCGAGATCGAAAATATCGTCACCACCACCGACGACCTGTTCCGGCATGCCCACCGGGAGGACAGCGCCGATCCGGCCACGCGGGAGGCACTGCGCTACCGAACCGCGCTGTTCGAGGGCTTCCAGCAGCTCAATACCCGCCCCTTGTGCACGGCCACGGCCGTCGAGGTCTGCAGCACGATCAAGAACCGGCCCATGCAGATCCGCAAGGTACCGGGCACCATCATCGGCAACCAGCGCACCGGCGTGCCCATCTACACGCCACCCGAGACCGAAAGCCGGCTGCGCAATCTGCTCGGCAACTGGGAGCAATTCCTGCACGCCGGTGATGAGCTCGACCCGCTGATCAAGATGGCGATTGCCCACTACCAGTTCGAGGCCATTCATCCATTTACCGACGGCAACGGCCGCACGGGCCGAATCCTGAACGTCCTGTACCTGATCGAGCAGGATCTGCTGACATTGCCCATCCTTTACCTGAGTCGTTATATTGTCGGAAGCAAGGGCGACTACTACCGCATGCTGTTGCAGGTCACCCGCGATGGCGACTGGGAGTCATGGATTCTGTTCATGCTCAACGGCGTCGAGCAGGTCTCGAAGTGGACCTGTGCCAAGGTCGCCGCAATCCGGCAACTGATGGAGGAGACATCCCGCCATGTCAGGCAGCAACTGCCCAAAATCCACAGCCACGAACTGATGCAGGTCATTTTCGAACAACCCTATTGCCGCATCGCTTCCCTGGTCGAACGCGATATCGCCAAGCGACAAACCGCCTCGGTCTATTTGAAGGAACTCGTCGATATCGGCGTGCTGGAAGAACGACAAGAGGGCCGAGAGAAGCTGTTCGTCCACCCGAAGCTGATGCGGCTGATGACTTACGCAGACAACGAGATCATTCCCTACCCCACGCCCTAACCGACTCCCAGAACGAAGTGCGCAAGCACCTGGGCATCCGCCGCCTGCGCACCAACCAGCCGCTGACCGAAACCGGCCTCAAGGGTCTGGAACAGACCCTGGCCGAGATTGGCGAACGGGTGTGGCGGTCGAATGGCGATGCGTCTGAGATTCAAGCACACGCATCCTGACCGGTTCCCTGCATACCTGGTTTGAGCTGGTGATGCTCATTGGTCGGGATCCTCCTCGAAGCGATCAATGAACAAGCCCAGGTTGACGGTCTGGATGATGGGCTGGGAGGTGGAATCCTCGAATGCTTCCAAGTCGGTGAACCCGGCCTCGACGCCACGATCGCCAACGGTCTCGAAGGCGATCTCACAAGAGTAGGTCGCCGTATTGCCTGAAACCGCCGGGTCGCTGTCCTGGCAGGTCTCGGCGCTGGTTGCCGTGACGGTCACCAGGCCGTCATCGGGCGCGGCATCCGGGTTGCTGACTTCGACGACAAAGGTCACGACCTCATCGACCTCGGAGGGGTTGAGCAGGCTGTCGATTGTGGTTTCAGTGCCCGGGTCCGGTTCTGGGTCGGCCGCCACGCCACGCAGCACAATCTCGCCGGGCGCGAGCTCTTCGTACTGGTTGGTGAAGCTCAGCGAAAACGATTCGCCGTCGGACCAGGTACCGTCGATCACGCCCGAAAATGGATCGCTGTCGGCGAATTCCGGATACAGATCGACCAGGCTGACGCTTTGACCTTCACCCACGACTACCGGCTGCGGCCCATCAACGCTGCCGTCGATGTCGACGGTGAAGTCATCGGCAAGCCCTTGAATACGGATGATTGATTCCTCGAATGCGCCCAGGCTGTAGGAATCGAGCGCGGAGTCCGCCAGCACTTGGCCGTTGCGCATCACGATCAGCGATTCTTCGAGACCAAGCAAACCGAAATTGCCACTGCCCTGAATGTCAATTTCTCCACCGTTGATTTCGAACACCGAGCTGCGACCGAAGGCGCCGTGTGCCCCGCTCTGCGGGTCGGTCGATTCGCGATCGCCCGTGGTCGTGATTGAGGTACTGCCGGAGACGGCCACCGAGCCCTCGGCAAAGAAGTAGATGCCTGGTGCATCCACCGCCGTCGCCTCGATGCTGCCGCCAGTCATTTCGACCCGAGAGCGATTGCCTCTGATGCCGGGGCGATTTTCAACGCCCGTCAACACCTGGCCGCCATGAACGAACAGCTCAGCACCCCGGCCCAGGTTGATCGGCCGGTTGGCATCGGACCCGGCCGGTGCCTCGATCTTACCGTCCAGAAGAATCATGCGAGAGCCATCATCGACGTCAACGACACGCCCGGAGAGTGCCGATATCGAAGTGTTAGCGCCACTGATCGTCAGCAGCGAGCCTTCGCCCACGCGAACGGCACGATTGTGGCCGTTGACGATGGCCTGATGCAGGCTGACCTGGGAGGACTCCCCGGTATCGATCTGCCCGGTCAGGGTCGCGTTATTGACACTGAGTACAAGCCCGTCGCCATGGTTCACCGAAGCACCCTCGGCCGATGTCACGACACTGCCGGATTCGATCACGACCGTACCGCTGTCGATCATCTCGATGGCATTGCCGGGGGTGTCGATCGACGCCCCGTCGGACAGACGAACCACACCGCCCCCGCCAATATCGATACCGAGTTGATCGATCCCCTGCCCGGTGATGCCGCCACCGCGCATGTGAATCCGGGCATTGGAATCAGCGCTGATTCCGGCCCGCCCTTCCAGGCCTACATCATCGTCCAGGATGAGCGGCCCTCGCAGGTCCAGCTCCAGGTTGTGGTCGGCACTGATGCGACTGTTGAGTGCAGATTGCTCGTCGAGCAACAACTCCACATTGGAAGAAAATCGGAGC from Wenzhouxiangella sp. AB-CW3 includes:
- a CDS encoding VOC family protein, with product MHYFDLLVDNIARSIEFYTHFFGAGLVCESGCGATLSLGRQRQLRLRELPGIPRPVRSSDLCVPLSTLPLNRVMLRPGAWRTVFQGVRAPNSDHLPVRIVDPDGHMWSVCLSPSMSPDAAK
- a CDS encoding GNAT family N-acetyltransferase, producing MSEALFFPTIETGRLLMNPLTDEDSAELLGIFSDADVMRYWNTPPWKDMQDALDFINESHDSMKARKSIVLGIYSKSTNDLTGKCMLFSYDEQSKRAEIGFGLGRDYWGKGYIGEAGEALIQYGFKSLGLRRIEADIDPDNHASAKALERLGFQQEGLLRQRWEVNGIVSDSALYGRLASDPCPQQQ
- the fic gene encoding protein adenylyltransferase Fic, translating into MTWPADRPYNDLPLLPPEPDQVETRAVLKACIPARAALAELRQAGELLPDPNLLTNLVPILEARDSSEIENIVTTTDDLFRHAHREDSADPATREALRYRTALFEGFQQLNTRPLCTATAVEVCSTIKNRPMQIRKVPGTIIGNQRTGVPIYTPPETESRLRNLLGNWEQFLHAGDELDPLIKMAIAHYQFEAIHPFTDGNGRTGRILNVLYLIEQDLLTLPILYLSRYIVGSKGDYYRMLLQVTRDGDWESWILFMLNGVEQVSKWTCAKVAAIRQLMEETSRHVRQQLPKIHSHELMQVIFEQPYCRIASLVERDIAKRQTASVYLKELVDIGVLEERQEGREKLFVHPKLMRLMTYADNEIIPYPTP
- a CDS encoding Ig-like domain-containing protein, with the translated sequence MLRTVYACVPALAVCLFATPFSMLALADDVVIIDGVEFGTTLLPSGTELIVESTGVIEPPDDARGIDAEVGTRITVDGGRIETVNGNAIATRSHSDITIVNGAELLSGDTTTLNLAARANVLVQDSTLSDDVSADERLTLEIIDSGFSGNVRGNEGSRVKLVNTTPGRVWLDSDAIVEIFNSTVSDRLRFSSNVELLLDEQSALNSRISADHNLELDLRGPLILDDDVGLEGRAGISADSNARIHMRGGGITGQGIDQLGIDIGGGGVVRLSDGASIDTPGNAIEMIDSGTVVIESGSVVTSAEGASVNHGDGLVLSVNNATLTGQIDTGESSQVSLHQAIVNGHNRAVRVGEGSLLTISGANTSISALSGRVVDVDDGSRMILLDGKIEAPAGSDANRPINLGRGAELFVHGGQVLTGVENRPGIRGNRSRVEMTGGSIEATAVDAPGIYFFAEGSVAVSGSTSITTTGDRESTDPQSGAHGAFGRSSVFEINGGEIDIQGSGNFGLLGLEESLIVMRNGQVLADSALDSYSLGAFEESIIRIQGLADDFTVDIDGSVDGPQPVVVGEGQSVSLVDLYPEFADSDPFSGVIDGTWSDGESFSLSFTNQYEELAPGEIVLRGVAADPEPDPGTETTIDSLLNPSEVDEVVTFVVEVSNPDAAPDDGLVTVTATSAETCQDSDPAVSGNTATYSCEIAFETVGDRGVEAGFTDLEAFEDSTSQPIIQTVNLGLFIDRFEEDPDQ
- a CDS encoding LysR family transcriptional regulator, with product MTGSPDFVRDMAVFARVVESNSFTAAAETVGLSKAAVSKTVRRLEEHFNLRLLNRTTRSMTVTLEGRALYDYCRDVVWQAEAAEGHLRAFLEKPGGSLRVTAPTTFGSVRIAPLISELLQCHPELHVDLVLTNRQLDLVADNIDIAVRCGALTDSSYIARRASSLPHVLTATPGYLERHGEPACPEDLCRHRCLVLTDIGGATYWRFERDDKAFTVKVHGPLASNHSAAIRHALLNGVGIANLPRYQVCDELEQGKLQSVLESFMPEPSSVHLVYQHRSHMSAAMKSTLDFLHERL
- a CDS encoding DUF5694 domain-containing protein: MSKFIMITLLAGLSLPVFPDTSVELLSERKLEQQPKILVLGVPHFANPGRDVVNVEVEDILIPRRQQELVALTKKLAEFRPTHIAVEWLETDQHRLDELYGDYLSGEHELGRGEEEQIGMRLAAHLGHKRVHAVDWNDYPPGELDDYNWLKWGENNEHQDWVAAMRDPDRFHLSTQLGDRSVGRWLLNVNREESLAQGHRRYFNYAMLGDEEQQPGANWLGHWYARNMRIFANLVRLADDPGDRILVIYGSGHAHLLRQFVRESGAMRLVEPDEILR